In Nitrospinota bacterium, one DNA window encodes the following:
- the rfbB gene encoding dTDP-glucose 4,6-dehydratase — protein MKFGTVLVTGGAGFIGGNFVHMLINELGAKVINLDCLTYAGNMVTLEPVAGNPKHIFVKGDIRDRKLVRSLLAESKPEAIVNFAAESHVDRSIDSPGDFIQTNVLGSFELLEAARGHWGDLTGADRDRFRFLHVSTDEVYGSLGGTGLFNESSPYSPNSPYAASKAASDHLVRAYHHTYGLPAIITNCSNNYGPYQYPEKLIPLAIYKALSGKPIPVYGDGGNVRDWLYVKDHCHAIWSVLQKGAPGQTYNVGGNGERTNIQVVRAICKILDELMPDSPNAPHEKLITHVADRPGHDRRYAIDASKIGEQTGWAAKQTFEQGLKNTVIWYIENKKWADTVMAGEYKGERLGLAKGE, from the coding sequence ATGAAATTTGGAACTGTACTTGTCACAGGCGGCGCCGGCTTTATCGGCGGCAATTTCGTTCACATGCTCATCAACGAGCTTGGCGCGAAGGTGATTAACCTGGACTGCCTTACATACGCCGGGAACATGGTCACGCTTGAACCGGTGGCGGGAAATCCAAAGCACATTTTCGTCAAAGGCGATATCCGGGACAGGAAACTTGTCCGCTCCCTGCTGGCGGAGAGCAAGCCGGAAGCCATAGTCAATTTCGCCGCCGAATCACACGTGGACAGGTCCATAGATTCCCCCGGCGATTTCATCCAGACCAACGTCCTGGGCAGCTTTGAGCTTTTGGAAGCTGCGCGGGGCCATTGGGGGGATCTCACCGGAGCGGACAGGGATCGTTTCCGCTTCCTTCATGTTTCCACCGACGAGGTGTATGGCAGCCTGGGCGGAACAGGACTGTTCAACGAATCGTCGCCATACTCGCCCAACTCGCCTTACGCCGCTTCAAAGGCTGCATCCGACCATCTTGTGCGGGCGTATCACCACACATACGGATTGCCGGCCATCATCACCAACTGCTCGAACAACTATGGGCCGTATCAATATCCGGAAAAGCTGATACCACTGGCCATATACAAGGCGCTCTCCGGCAAGCCGATCCCCGTCTATGGCGACGGGGGTAACGTGCGGGACTGGCTTTATGTCAAAGACCATTGCCACGCCATATGGAGCGTCCTGCAAAAAGGGGCGCCCGGCCAGACATATAATGTGGGCGGGAATGGGGAACGGACGAACATCCAGGTTGTCCGGGCGATCTGCAAAATTCTCGATGAACTAATGCCGGACTCGCCGAACGCGCCGCACGAAAAACTGATCACCCATGTGGCCGACAGGCCCGGGCACGACCGGCGCTACGCCATAGACGCCTCGAAGATCGGCGAACAAACAGGCTGGGCGGCGAAACAAACGTTCGAGCAGGGGCTGAAAAACACCGTGATCTGGTATATTGAAAACAAAAAATGGGCCGATACGGTAATGGCGGGGGAGTACAAAGGGGAACGGCTGGGGCTTGCCAAGGGGGAATAA
- a CDS encoding type II toxin-antitoxin system HicA family toxin, whose product MPYSFREIERRLRKLGFLIVRQGKGSHVIFSNGPVSFPVPRHGGKDISPGVERRILKLTGLRQEEFRNL is encoded by the coding sequence ATGCCCTACTCTTTCCGGGAAATCGAGCGGCGGCTAAGAAAGCTTGGTTTCCTGATAGTCCGGCAGGGTAAAGGGTCTCACGTAATATTTTCCAATGGCCCAGTTTCGTTCCCCGTTCCGCGTCACGGAGGGAAAGATATTTCCCCTGGTGTCGAACGCAGAATCCTAAAGTTGACAGGCCTTAGGCAGGAAGAGTTTAGAAACCTCTAA
- the rnhA gene encoding ribonuclease HI, with protein sequence MKDAKARVQVYCDGACRGNPGPGGWGALLLHGDKEKELYGFKPHTTNNEMELTAAIEALKALTRHCDVTITTDSNYVVKGMKEWIHGWKKNNWRTSGKQPVKNQELWKALDEAASRHNVKWHWIKGHAGHPENERADKLANKGIDEGRG encoded by the coding sequence GTGAAAGACGCAAAAGCACGCGTCCAGGTGTACTGTGACGGAGCCTGCAGGGGAAACCCGGGGCCCGGCGGCTGGGGGGCGCTCCTTCTCCATGGAGACAAGGAAAAGGAGCTTTACGGCTTCAAGCCCCACACCACCAACAACGAGATGGAGCTCACCGCCGCCATCGAAGCGTTGAAGGCCCTCACCCGCCATTGCGACGTCACTATCACCACCGACTCCAACTACGTGGTGAAAGGGATGAAAGAGTGGATCCACGGCTGGAAGAAAAACAACTGGCGCACCTCCGGCAAACAGCCGGTGAAAAACCAGGAGCTATGGAAGGCCCTTGACGAAGCGGCCAGCCGGCACAATGTGAAATGGCATTGGATCAAAGGCCACGCCGGCCACCCGGAAAACGAACGGGCCGACAAGCTGGCGAACAAGGGGATAGACGAGGGGAGAGGATAG
- a CDS encoding histidine--tRNA ligase, which translates to MDIKSAIQGVKGVKDITPEKIGLWRNVEAVAIDIFELYNFKEMRAPIFERTEVFKRSIGETTDIVEKEMYTFTDRGGESLTLRPEGTASIVRAFVEHKMYDPPGVTKLYYMGPMFRAERPQAGRFRQFHQVGAEVFGSADPAVDAELIVMLMDFFSELNVTDLKVNLNSLGCSECRPSYRNALYTYLKERSSGLCENCQGRIERNPLRALDCKSEKCKAVTAEAPTIDKYRCQPCQDHLEGVRRPLIDLETQVTIDPKLVRGLDYYSRTAFEVTSGKLGAQNAVAGGGRYDNLVEQFGGPKTPAIGFAVGLERLISIIEAQGSEVESAMFENRPDIFMIPMTSEAAVKVFELAHRFRAMGYGVDRAFDGGNMKSLMRRADRSGARVAVIIGEDELKSGSATIKNLSSGEQRTASFVDLGEALDEELEESV; encoded by the coding sequence ATGGACATTAAAAGCGCAATCCAGGGCGTCAAAGGCGTCAAGGACATCACGCCGGAAAAGATAGGCCTGTGGCGGAACGTGGAAGCGGTGGCCATAGACATATTCGAGCTTTATAACTTCAAGGAAATGCGGGCGCCGATTTTCGAGCGCACGGAGGTGTTCAAAAGAAGCATCGGCGAGACCACCGACATAGTGGAAAAGGAGATGTACACATTTACCGACCGCGGGGGCGAGTCGCTCACACTGCGGCCGGAAGGGACCGCTTCCATCGTGCGCGCCTTTGTCGAGCACAAGATGTACGACCCGCCGGGGGTGACGAAGCTTTATTACATGGGCCCGATGTTCCGGGCGGAGCGGCCCCAGGCCGGAAGGTTCCGCCAGTTCCACCAGGTGGGGGCGGAAGTTTTCGGCTCGGCGGACCCGGCGGTGGACGCGGAATTGATCGTGATGCTCATGGACTTTTTCTCCGAGCTTAACGTGACCGACTTGAAGGTCAATTTAAACTCGCTGGGATGCTCCGAGTGCCGCCCGTCATACCGCAACGCCCTTTACACTTATCTGAAAGAGCGCTCCTCCGGCCTTTGCGAAAACTGCCAGGGGCGGATAGAGCGGAATCCGTTGAGGGCGCTGGACTGCAAATCGGAAAAGTGCAAGGCGGTCACCGCCGAAGCTCCGACGATAGACAAGTACCGCTGCCAGCCATGCCAGGACCATCTGGAAGGTGTGCGCAGGCCGCTTATCGACCTGGAGACACAGGTGACCATTGATCCGAAGCTTGTGCGCGGGCTGGACTATTACTCCCGCACCGCATTCGAGGTGACCTCCGGCAAACTGGGCGCGCAGAACGCCGTGGCCGGTGGCGGGAGGTATGACAACCTTGTCGAACAGTTCGGCGGGCCCAAAACCCCCGCCATAGGCTTTGCCGTCGGCCTGGAACGGCTGATAAGCATCATCGAGGCGCAAGGAAGTGAGGTGGAGAGCGCGATGTTTGAGAACAGGCCGGACATATTCATGATACCCATGACATCCGAAGCGGCCGTAAAAGTGTTCGAACTTGCCCACAGATTTAGGGCGATGGGATACGGGGTGGACCGGGCGTTTGACGGGGGTAACATGAAAAGCCTGATGCGCCGGGCGGACAGGTCCGGCGCCCGCGTGGCCGTAATTATCGGAGAAGACGAGCTTAAGAGCGGCTCCGCCACGATAAAGAACTTAAGTTCAGGCGAACAACGCACCGCGTCCTTTGTTGATCTTGGCGAGGCGTTAGACGAAGAACTGGAAGAAAGCGTTTAA